The genomic DNA CGGCCGCGACCGCGGCCCCGGACACGATGCCGGTCAGGTACTCCGAGGCCCGGGAGAGGCGTTGGACCATCCCCTCCTCGGTGGGGACCACGCGGCTGATCGCGCGCAGCGCATCCACCCCGTTCACCGTCGTCCCGCCCTGGATTTCGATGTCGTCCAACGGTTCTCCCGCCGTCGGGACACGGGGGACCGGCAATCGCGACAGCATGATGGTGATGCCGGGCGCCAGGTACACGACGACGACGGCGACCGAAGCCAGGATCGCCCCGAGGGTCGGCGGCGCCGGATCGGCGGTCAGCGCAGCCAGCGAGGTCGGGATCCCGAACGCCGCCAGCGTGATGATCCCGCTGAACAGGGCTCCACCGGTTCCGGTGCACAACAACAGGAGCAGCGCGACCAGTGCCGTCACCGCGAACGCGACCGGCAACCCCCCTATCCCCTGCGCGGCGGGCACAACATGGAGCAGCCCGCCGACCAGCAGGGGCGCCACCACCGCGAAGAGCCCCGCGGCGCTGACCCGAGTCCCGGCCCGCCGAGCCCCGATTCCTGCCGCTCCCGCGCCGAGGAGGCCGATCAGGACCAGGACCATCGCCGCGACGGGAACATCGAAGAGCAGGGGCGCGGAGGCGAAGGCGGGCAGGACCAGTGCCGCGGCCATCGACAGCAGCGCGCCCGCCGCGTACCACCCGGTGGCCGCCGGCCACCGCGACCGGGGGGCACCGCCCGGTTGCACACCGAGCCCCGGCACCTCGTCGACCAACACCGACGGGGCAGGCTCCCCGACCTCCCGGATCAGCAGGACATCGCCGTCGAACACGTCGGCCTCGGCCAGGGTGCGGCGGGGGTCGATGACAGCGCCACCGATGCGGGCGAAGGTCCACCGCCCCGCGTTCGGCACGTCATCCTCGCCGTGGCCGTCCACCTCACCGAGGTTGGCCATGGTGATGATCTCGGCCGCCAGGACGGAGGCGCTCACCGTGGTGGGCAGACCCACATCGATGAGGTGGGCACCGACGACGACGGTCACGCGGCTCAACTGCTGGTCGTCGTCGGACTCGCCGTCAGGTGGGGACAGTG from Mycolicibacterium tokaiense includes the following:
- the eccD gene encoding type VII secretion integral membrane protein EccD, encoding MTLPTTLSPPDGESDDDQQLSRVTVVVGAHLIDVGLPTTVSASVLAAEIITMANLGEVDGHGEDDVPNAGRWTFARIGGAVIDPRRTLAEADVFDGDVLLIREVGEPAPSVLVDEVPGLGVQPGGAPRSRWPAATGWYAAGALLSMAAALVLPAFASAPLLFDVPVAAMVLVLIGLLGAGAAGIGARRAGTRVSAAGLFAVVAPLLVGGLLHVVPAAQGIGGLPVAFAVTALVALLLLLCTGTGGALFSGIITLAAFGIPTSLAALTADPAPPTLGAILASVAVVVVYLAPGITIMLSRLPVPRVPTAGEPLDDIEIQGGTTVNGVDALRAISRVVPTEEGMVQRLSRASEYLTGIVSGAAVAAVTGACLAFGAIDGFRWPGAAFGVAVATVLCLRGRSHHDRVQAAALIGGGLVTALLLVAEVAVFLPEMRVWAALALIVVTTVVVACGLLAPRVEFSPVMRRLVELGEYLAVGTILPLACWIIGVYAFFRGLRL